From a single Fulvivirga ulvae genomic region:
- a CDS encoding sensor histidine kinase — protein MKGFRFRNFFIKKNEYIESWSLYKRVILTGQISMICLAVGLFYMAFDLLNDTHSALFVYYVFIGVSILTFFLNRRGHYVVAKVCILLVANLAVFCTFEMEPSGTASFIFFIPCVIGAFTLFGYDERLVSYLFSALSISLFFISFSFDVDFLAKSEFPAEQISLNFVINFAVSCITAIFMISFLLRINAKSEENLMKNERELRASSEELIISKKRFELALQGSGAGIWDWDAVNDKLYISSFLANLLGYTKDYVSDLTSERFLEVIHPDDRARFRDHMEAHLKNKLPFRVECRFKKSDGSYLWVLDTGQAQWNEHGRPLRMVGSIMDITERKQAEKKVYEQNLMLEKTNAELDRFVYSTSHDLRAPLSSVLGLINIAQLSENPEEHHTFLEMMKERINTLNGFIADIIDYSRNSRLSVVREEIVLIDIVKEAIQNLQYFENSQQINIIYGGIEHITFQGDRSRLKIILNNIIANAIKYHNIDQPDPRVEITADNKGHELEIVVRDNGDGIEPELLDRIFDMFFRATEKSEGSGLGLYIAKEMADKLEGKIKVNSVKGKGTSFIVKLPLERIADTIEKETIA, from the coding sequence ATGAAAGGCTTCCGCTTCAGAAACTTCTTCATCAAAAAAAATGAATATATTGAGTCCTGGTCCCTGTACAAAAGAGTAATTCTTACAGGGCAAATCAGCATGATATGCCTGGCGGTGGGGCTTTTTTATATGGCCTTTGATCTTCTGAATGATACCCATTCAGCCCTATTCGTATACTATGTATTTATAGGTGTTTCAATTTTAACATTTTTTCTAAACAGGCGGGGGCATTATGTGGTAGCTAAGGTTTGCATACTACTTGTGGCCAACCTTGCAGTATTTTGTACATTTGAAATGGAGCCATCCGGAACAGCTTCTTTCATATTCTTTATACCCTGTGTAATTGGGGCCTTTACCTTGTTTGGTTATGATGAAAGGCTTGTAAGTTATCTCTTTTCAGCATTGTCTATTAGCCTTTTCTTTATATCATTTTCATTTGACGTTGATTTTTTGGCTAAGAGTGAATTTCCTGCGGAACAAATTAGTCTCAATTTTGTGATCAACTTTGCAGTGAGCTGCATCACTGCGATTTTTATGATCAGCTTTTTATTAAGGATCAATGCCAAGTCGGAAGAAAATCTTATGAAAAACGAGCGGGAGCTTCGGGCCTCGTCCGAGGAGTTGATCATCAGTAAAAAAAGGTTTGAGCTGGCTCTCCAGGGCTCTGGTGCTGGTATTTGGGATTGGGACGCTGTCAATGATAAACTCTATATATCGTCTTTTCTTGCCAATTTACTCGGTTATACCAAAGACTATGTTAGTGACCTGACCAGTGAAAGATTTCTTGAAGTAATTCACCCGGATGACAGGGCCAGGTTTCGCGACCATATGGAAGCTCATTTGAAAAATAAACTTCCTTTCAGGGTTGAGTGCCGTTTTAAAAAAAGTGATGGCTCCTACCTTTGGGTTCTTGATACCGGTCAGGCTCAGTGGAACGAGCACGGGCGCCCGTTGAGAATGGTAGGATCTATTATGGATATTACAGAGAGAAAACAGGCGGAAAAGAAGGTATATGAGCAGAACCTGATGCTTGAAAAAACTAATGCAGAACTTGATCGGTTTGTTTACAGTACCTCACACGATCTCAGAGCACCACTCAGTTCGGTGCTAGGTCTTATCAATATTGCACAGTTATCAGAAAACCCGGAGGAGCATCATACATTTTTGGAAATGATGAAAGAGAGGATCAACACATTGAACGGCTTTATTGCAGATATAATCGACTACTCCCGCAACTCACGCCTGAGTGTGGTAAGGGAGGAGATAGTATTGATTGATATTGTGAAAGAGGCCATTCAGAACCTGCAATATTTTGAAAACTCTCAACAGATAAATATTATATATGGTGGTATAGAGCATATTACATTTCAGGGAGACCGTAGCCGGTTGAAAATAATTTTGAATAACATCATTGCCAACGCCATTAAATACCATAATATAGATCAGCCCGACCCGAGAGTGGAGATAACGGCAGATAACAAAGGGCATGAATTGGAAATAGTAGTAAGAGATAACGGAGATGGTATAGAACCAGAACTACTGGACAGGATATTTGATATGTTTTTCAGGGCCACCGAAAAGTCCGAAGGATCTGGCCTTGGTCTTTATATTGCTAAAGAAATGGCGGACAAACTTGAAGGCAAGATCAAGGTTAACTCTGTAAAGGGCAAAGGCACGTCCTTTATCGTTAAGCTGCCACTTGAGCGGATTGCGGATACTATTGAGAAAGAAACTATCGCATAA
- a CDS encoding glycine--tRNA ligase, translated as MANQDDNLLKKIVAHAKEYGFVFPSSEIYDGLGAAYDYGQNGAELKNNIKSYWWKSMVQMNENIVGIDAAIFMHPTTWKASGHVDAFNDPLIDNKDSKKRYRADVLIEEYIAKIEAKISKEVEKAAKRFGDKFDKEQFVATNDRVVRYNEEIDMINSRMKAAIESGNLNQLKALIEELGIADPVSGSKNWTDVRQFNLMFSTELGSLAEGANKIYLRPETAQGIFVNFLNVQKTGRMKLPFGIAQIGKAFRNEIIARQFIFRMREFEQMEMQFFVKPGEEMQWYEHWKEHRMKWHKVLGLGEDNYRYHDHLNLAHYANAACDIEFNFPMGFKELEGIHSRTNFDLKAHEEYSGKKLQFFDHQENKSYVPYVVETSIGLDRLFLAVLTSAYSEETLEDGSERTVLKIPAALAPSKVAVLPLLQKDGLPEKGREILDKIKYDFACQYDEKDTIGKRYRRQDAIGTPYCITIDHQTLEDNTVTLRDRDTARQERIDISELKGRIEELVSLTGLLRQIG; from the coding sequence ATGGCTAATCAAGACGATAATTTACTCAAGAAAATAGTTGCTCATGCTAAGGAGTACGGGTTTGTATTCCCTTCAAGTGAAATTTATGACGGACTAGGCGCGGCCTACGACTATGGTCAGAATGGAGCAGAGCTTAAGAATAATATAAAGAGCTATTGGTGGAAATCAATGGTGCAGATGAACGAAAATATTGTGGGCATTGATGCTGCTATATTTATGCACCCTACCACCTGGAAAGCTTCAGGGCATGTAGATGCTTTTAATGATCCTTTGATCGATAATAAGGATTCCAAAAAAAGATACCGCGCTGATGTACTGATTGAGGAATATATCGCCAAAATAGAAGCCAAGATCAGCAAAGAGGTTGAAAAAGCAGCAAAGCGATTTGGAGATAAATTTGATAAAGAACAGTTTGTAGCTACAAATGACCGGGTAGTTAGATACAACGAGGAGATCGATATGATCAACTCAAGGATGAAAGCCGCAATAGAAAGTGGCAATCTTAATCAACTAAAGGCGCTAATTGAGGAACTGGGTATTGCCGATCCTGTTTCAGGGTCAAAAAACTGGACAGATGTAAGGCAGTTTAACCTTATGTTCTCTACTGAACTGGGATCTTTAGCCGAAGGTGCTAACAAAATATATTTACGTCCTGAAACTGCCCAGGGCATATTTGTTAACTTCCTGAATGTGCAAAAAACAGGCCGTATGAAGCTTCCGTTTGGAATAGCCCAGATCGGTAAAGCTTTTAGAAATGAAATTATTGCGCGGCAATTCATTTTCAGAATGCGGGAGTTTGAGCAAATGGAAATGCAGTTTTTTGTAAAGCCGGGCGAAGAGATGCAATGGTATGAACATTGGAAAGAACATCGCATGAAATGGCATAAAGTATTGGGACTTGGGGAAGACAATTATCGATATCATGATCATTTAAACCTGGCACATTATGCCAATGCCGCCTGCGACATTGAATTTAATTTTCCAATGGGATTCAAGGAGCTGGAAGGTATCCACAGCCGTACGAACTTTGACCTGAAGGCTCATGAGGAGTACTCCGGAAAAAAGCTGCAGTTCTTTGATCATCAGGAGAATAAAAGTTATGTGCCTTATGTGGTGGAAACATCAATAGGTTTAGACAGGCTTTTCCTTGCCGTGCTTACTTCCGCTTATTCCGAAGAAACGCTTGAGGATGGTAGTGAGCGTACCGTTTTGAAAATTCCTGCGGCCCTGGCTCCTTCAAAAGTAGCTGTGCTGCCGTTGTTGCAAAAAGATGGACTGCCTGAGAAGGGTAGAGAAATACTGGATAAGATCAAGTATGATTTTGCCTGCCAATATGATGAAAAGGATACTATTGGGAAAAGGTACAGAAGGCAAGATGCTATAGGTACTCCCTATTGCATTACCATTGATCATCAGACATTGGAAGACAATACAGTGACCTTAAGAGACCGTGATACAGCCAGGCAGGAAAGAATAGATATATCTGAACTAAAAGGTAGAATAGAAGAGTTGGTATCGCTTACAGGGTTACTTAGGCAGATCGGATAG
- a CDS encoding zinc-dependent peptidase: MRKMTLLFQGDVLSVATRYRVFPVKYRHILQKYSAYYNVLPLADKQKFQKRVLRFIHSKRFISRGFSKVTDEMKVLISAAATQLTFGLPQIYLTHFDKILIYPDTYYSTINKMYHVGEVNPRMGAIILSWKSFVDGYADPTDSFNVGIHEMAHAIHFENRIRNSEFDFLDAESLYVFGKIAASEISRLRRGEPHFFRSYAGTNEHEFFAVALEYFFEKPVEFRGSLPLLYKTLSTLLNQDPAELYKLR; encoded by the coding sequence ATGAGAAAAATGACACTGCTTTTTCAGGGAGATGTTTTGAGTGTTGCTACAAGATACCGTGTGTTTCCTGTCAAATACCGTCACATTTTGCAGAAGTACTCTGCTTATTACAATGTATTACCTCTGGCTGACAAGCAAAAATTTCAGAAGAGAGTACTCCGATTTATACATTCAAAGCGATTTATATCCAGAGGCTTTTCAAAAGTTACTGATGAAATGAAAGTGCTTATATCTGCGGCAGCTACACAGCTTACTTTTGGGTTACCGCAGATATACCTCACTCATTTTGATAAAATACTGATCTACCCTGACACCTACTATTCCACAATAAATAAAATGTATCATGTGGGTGAGGTTAACCCAAGGATGGGGGCTATTATTCTTTCATGGAAAAGCTTCGTTGATGGCTATGCCGACCCGACAGACAGTTTTAATGTAGGTATCCATGAAATGGCTCATGCCATACATTTCGAAAACAGGATAAGGAATAGCGAATTCGATTTCCTTGATGCAGAAAGCCTTTATGTCTTTGGGAAAATTGCTGCTTCGGAGATTTCCAGGTTACGGAGGGGTGAGCCACACTTTTTTAGAAGCTATGCCGGCACAAATGAACATGAGTTTTTTGCCGTTGCTCTGGAATACTTTTTTGAAAAACCAGTGGAGTTTAGAGGTTCATTGCCACTTTTATACAAGACATTATCTACCTTATTGAACCAAGACCCGGCAGAACTATATAAGTTACGTTAA
- a CDS encoding deoxyguanosinetriphosphate triphosphohydrolase: MSTMNWEQLLSNRRSGEKPKEHDVSRSAFEQDYDRIIFSHPFRRLQDKTQVHPLPEYDFVHTRLTHSLEVSSVGRTLGKRAGQVLLERHKGLRAKFSVHDFGAIVAAASLAHDIGNPPFGHSGEDAISEFFRCHEQGKHLKSYVTDWQWQDLTNFEGNAQGFRILNKERYQGLKLTYATLAAFSKYPRKSLIENRNKERRSQKKYGFFQSESSLFSAMADDMGLIKYDDYVWSRHPMAFLVEAADDICYQLIDLEDGCRLGLVSYDDTVDLYAGILREKFDKKKLERIESPDERIGTLRALSIGTLIEESCTLFLDEEENLLTGSFDTALTDTIYSTPVLQEIESLSIEKIYRARTVMETEAAGFEVLPGLLGVFVTAAHEKLNGTDFSKKNQSALRLMPPEVRREISEESDMYQVLMSCIDFVSGMTDSHAISLFRKIKGISLPNS; encoded by the coding sequence ATGAGCACCATGAATTGGGAACAACTGTTATCAAACCGGAGGTCGGGCGAAAAGCCCAAGGAGCATGATGTAAGCAGGAGTGCCTTTGAGCAGGATTATGACAGAATTATTTTCTCTCACCCGTTCAGGAGGCTGCAAGATAAAACTCAGGTGCACCCGCTTCCCGAATACGATTTTGTACATACCCGGCTTACACATAGTCTTGAGGTCTCCAGTGTTGGGCGTACACTGGGCAAAAGAGCAGGGCAGGTACTTTTGGAACGTCACAAAGGTCTTAGAGCCAAGTTTTCCGTCCATGATTTTGGAGCTATTGTGGCGGCGGCCTCTCTGGCACATGATATTGGGAATCCCCCGTTCGGACATTCAGGAGAAGATGCCATTTCTGAATTCTTCCGTTGCCATGAACAGGGGAAACATCTTAAAAGTTATGTGACCGACTGGCAATGGCAGGATTTAACCAATTTTGAAGGTAATGCTCAGGGATTCCGCATACTAAATAAAGAACGCTACCAGGGCCTGAAACTGACTTATGCCACCCTGGCAGCATTTAGCAAATATCCGCGTAAATCACTGATAGAAAACCGTAATAAAGAGCGAAGAAGCCAGAAAAAATATGGTTTTTTTCAGTCTGAGAGTTCGTTGTTCTCGGCTATGGCTGATGATATGGGCTTGATAAAATATGATGATTATGTATGGTCGCGTCACCCCATGGCCTTCCTCGTGGAGGCCGCAGATGATATTTGCTATCAACTGATTGACCTTGAAGATGGGTGCCGGCTTGGTTTGGTGAGCTATGATGATACCGTTGATCTCTATGCTGGTATACTTCGAGAAAAATTTGACAAGAAAAAGCTGGAACGAATAGAAAGTCCTGATGAAAGGATAGGAACATTGCGCGCTTTATCCATAGGAACATTAATAGAAGAAAGCTGCACATTGTTTTTGGATGAAGAAGAAAATCTCCTTACGGGAAGTTTTGATACTGCGTTGACTGATACTATATACTCTACGCCTGTTTTACAGGAGATCGAAAGTCTGTCGATAGAGAAAATATACAGAGCTCGCACAGTAATGGAAACAGAAGCTGCAGGCTTTGAAGTGTTGCCGGGGCTGCTGGGGGTATTTGTAACAGCAGCTCATGAAAAGTTAAACGGTACTGATTTTTCAAAGAAAAATCAGTCTGCTCTGAGGTTGATGCCGCCGGAAGTAAGGCGGGAGATATCAGAAGAATCAGACATGTACCAGGTATTGATGAGCTGTATAGATTTTGTTTCCGGAATGACTGATAGCCATGCGATTTCATTGTTCCGAAAAATCAAAGGAATATCGCTTCCCAACAGTTAA
- a CDS encoding efflux RND transporter permease subunit: MWSYFDMWTKLAHIIIKFRLLLVLLLVAITAFMGYHAQNAEMSYDFAKTVPSDDPDMVIFQQFKQQFGEDGNLVALGIKDSSVYTPENFEKLRELSLVIADLEGVNDVLSLPLVQRLEKDTAERKFVLKQIFQGPAESKAAFDSLLQVAFDQRFYSGRLINEENGATLVLVSINREVVNSPKRLELTQKIVDAGTAFESDTDIQLHYAGLPFVRSVVAGKVRNEMQIFLFLSIAVTALILFLFFRTWDAVVFPITVIAVVVVWVLGSLALFDYKITLLTGLIPPVIVVIGIPNAVYLLNKYHQEFEKHGNKIMAVSRVVRKIGLVTLITNFTTAIGFLVLASTDIVILKEFGIVAGLNIMATFLVSIILIPAVFSWLPPPGGKQLKHLKFKSLDFALTKMDLLIHRHRSYIYGVTLILVVVSVLGALKIQAISYMVDDLPADSEIKRDLAFFEENFSGIMPLEIVVDTHERRGVIDVRTLRKIDEFEAFLESNRDISKPVSIVSFVKASKQAYYNNNPARYSLPDRRESNFILPYMKGQNDSTGLFNSFVDSTLQKMRISMQVADIGSHKMDSLINDVIQPEVDSVFAGTELTVDITGTSPLFIKGNKFLIKNLRMSLILAFVLISIIMGFLFANVRMILISIIPNIIPLVITAGIMGFAGIPLKPSTALIFSIVFGISVDDSIHFLAKYRQELFANKFFVPVAVSKSVRETGASMMYTSIILFAGFVIFAGSSFGGTVALGILTSVTLLIAMFTNLILLPSLLMTFDDGKRRKDSHPLIEQYDDGFYQEDEDEEINLDLIRVEGDGSVEKSDISDKINS, from the coding sequence TTGTGGTCTTATTTCGACATGTGGACTAAACTTGCTCATATAATCATAAAATTCAGATTGCTGCTGGTGCTATTGCTGGTGGCAATTACAGCGTTTATGGGGTATCATGCCCAAAATGCAGAGATGAGTTACGATTTCGCCAAAACTGTACCGTCAGATGATCCTGATATGGTGATTTTTCAGCAGTTCAAGCAGCAATTCGGTGAAGACGGTAATTTGGTAGCTCTTGGAATTAAAGATAGCAGTGTATATACCCCTGAAAACTTTGAAAAACTAAGGGAGCTGAGCCTGGTGATAGCAGATCTCGAAGGGGTGAATGATGTGCTCTCGTTGCCTCTTGTACAGCGACTGGAGAAGGATACCGCAGAGCGTAAATTTGTGCTTAAGCAAATATTTCAGGGGCCGGCGGAAAGCAAGGCAGCTTTTGACAGCCTGCTGCAGGTAGCCTTTGATCAGAGATTTTATAGTGGCCGACTCATCAACGAGGAGAATGGAGCTACCCTTGTACTGGTCTCTATCAACAGAGAAGTAGTTAACTCCCCGAAACGATTGGAACTAACCCAGAAAATAGTTGATGCAGGAACTGCTTTTGAAAGTGATACAGATATACAACTCCACTATGCAGGTTTACCTTTTGTCCGGTCGGTAGTGGCGGGGAAAGTGCGTAACGAAATGCAGATATTTCTTTTTCTGTCAATAGCAGTTACCGCGTTGATACTATTTCTTTTCTTTAGAACCTGGGATGCTGTGGTATTCCCAATCACGGTCATTGCTGTTGTGGTAGTGTGGGTTCTGGGTTCACTCGCGCTGTTTGATTATAAAATAACCCTTTTAACCGGGCTGATACCTCCGGTTATCGTAGTTATAGGTATCCCCAATGCTGTTTATTTGTTAAACAAGTACCATCAGGAGTTTGAGAAGCACGGTAATAAGATCATGGCCGTAAGCAGAGTGGTACGTAAAATCGGCCTTGTAACCCTGATAACTAATTTTACAACAGCCATTGGCTTTTTAGTACTGGCTTCCACTGACATTGTTATACTTAAGGAGTTTGGAATTGTAGCCGGACTGAATATCATGGCTACTTTTCTGGTAAGTATAATTTTAATTCCTGCGGTTTTTTCATGGTTACCACCACCAGGAGGCAAACAACTTAAACATTTGAAGTTTAAGAGCCTTGATTTCGCACTTACAAAAATGGATTTACTCATCCACAGGCACAGGAGTTACATTTATGGTGTGACCCTGATTTTGGTTGTGGTATCAGTGTTAGGCGCTTTAAAGATCCAGGCGATATCATATATGGTAGATGACTTGCCAGCGGATAGTGAAATTAAGCGCGATCTGGCCTTTTTTGAAGAGAACTTTAGTGGCATTATGCCTCTTGAGATAGTAGTGGATACGCATGAACGCAGAGGTGTCATAGACGTCCGGACATTAAGAAAGATAGACGAGTTTGAGGCTTTTTTGGAGTCAAATCGTGACATATCCAAGCCTGTTTCTATTGTAAGCTTTGTCAAAGCCTCCAAGCAAGCCTATTATAATAATAATCCGGCGAGGTATAGCCTTCCGGACCGAAGAGAAAGCAACTTTATTTTGCCATATATGAAAGGGCAGAATGATAGTACGGGCCTCTTCAATTCATTTGTGGACTCTACATTACAAAAGATGAGAATCTCCATGCAAGTGGCTGATATAGGTTCGCATAAAATGGATTCTCTGATCAATGATGTTATTCAGCCGGAGGTAGATTCTGTATTTGCCGGAACAGAACTTACTGTAGATATTACGGGCACTTCGCCATTGTTTATTAAAGGGAATAAATTCCTGATTAAAAATCTGAGAATGAGTTTGATCCTGGCCTTTGTTCTCATTTCAATAATTATGGGCTTCCTTTTTGCCAATGTGAGAATGATACTGATCTCTATCATCCCCAATATAATTCCACTGGTAATTACTGCAGGAATTATGGGGTTTGCGGGTATCCCACTTAAGCCGAGTACAGCACTCATATTCAGCATTGTATTTGGTATATCGGTTGATGACTCCATACACTTTCTGGCAAAATACAGACAGGAGTTATTTGCCAATAAATTTTTTGTGCCCGTGGCTGTGAGCAAAAGTGTGAGGGAAACGGGAGCGAGTATGATGTATACCTCTATCATCCTGTTTGCAGGCTTTGTGATTTTTGCAGGATCAAGCTTTGGTGGTACCGTTGCATTAGGAATTTTGACATCCGTAACTTTGTTAATAGCGATGTTCACCAATTTAATATTATTACCATCCCTGCTCATGACCTTTGATGATGGTAAACGCAGAAAAGATTCGCACCCGTTAATAGAACAGTATGATGACGGCTTTTATCAGGAAGACGAGGACGAAGAAATTAACCTTGACCTGATCAGAGTTGAAGGGGATGGATCAGTTGAGAAAAGCGATATTTCTGACAAAATTAATTCATAA